A stretch of Treponema vincentii F0403 DNA encodes these proteins:
- a CDS encoding tetratricopeptide repeat protein, translating to MNTFKKLVAVCVLCLTAIGVYAQTVRTLTEAQKEQLITALNYVEFSTAQIKKHQNRIVVDREFDFVINKIKRNIFIDPRLINTYSSLLQNLTELKLQENERAFYQKQAEKQRKQAIFNAFQSFGSVFVPGRTPLQMVASLAYTGTSAFFNYKRAVNSVDNALDQQTFNIDQNQLRVIDDQRTQLFNNSTALLSQYRLDEKSYTHENFMEKFITVLQMSGNKEKLNNLRVLEESHRFDNFPPFWYELGSAYQNDNNYSAARKAYTKFEQLQNNTIITYDKYYVELAKNMISLIAGSGSMEAKNKQLRENKNEVYKYLAIIEEQTSRENTFDVIDKNYYMAQIYYVLGDTTKAVKSLEENIGLGDSGKDYLGSSKFLLKIIKTELASEKNHIIYDVATKAEFITFTADRLHRAFDNDKGCLADTVNWKTDDGAHLELAIIGKPEKKELVNDYICFTIPNMLAAEYRISEIEINGEKKNVTAILFSNKGNDYHTYWCNTKWKDLNPDKNSIALILTDKNTGKTFSLRYTVTFSTEGVVMRAAMGLGQLGSDIQSQDGNTAVIFGEKLRDGKFEFKDDKTLQKEAKKAAKKKGHASEQEYLINIKKDYQYQLRTILQEAEKETYKHDDKYVAFSASVYRFDAPPSYWKVDWSDWTLYASVAVSHILWLPIYAGKNYLTGNKRLNDKTDTFIVFSLDTISETTGNVVTDYKCTKFIEIKKQ from the coding sequence ATGAACACATTCAAAAAGCTTGTTGCCGTGTGTGTGCTATGCCTAACGGCTATCGGCGTCTATGCACAAACGGTAAGAACACTGACGGAAGCGCAGAAAGAGCAGCTCATCACCGCATTGAACTATGTTGAGTTTTCAACGGCACAAATAAAAAAGCATCAAAACAGGATAGTTGTCGATAGAGAGTTTGACTTTGTCATTAATAAAATTAAACGGAATATCTTTATCGATCCGCGCTTGATCAATACATACAGTTCGTTACTGCAAAATTTAACGGAATTAAAATTGCAGGAAAACGAACGGGCATTTTATCAGAAGCAGGCGGAAAAACAACGCAAGCAGGCAATTTTTAATGCATTTCAAAGTTTCGGTTCGGTTTTTGTTCCCGGAAGGACACCGTTGCAAATGGTTGCCTCACTTGCTTATACGGGCACATCAGCCTTTTTCAATTATAAACGGGCGGTCAATTCCGTTGATAATGCATTGGATCAGCAGACGTTTAATATCGATCAAAATCAATTGAGAGTCATTGATGATCAACGAACACAGCTCTTTAATAACAGTACGGCACTCCTCAGTCAATATCGGCTAGATGAAAAAAGCTACACGCACGAAAACTTTATGGAAAAATTTATTACTGTTTTGCAGATGAGCGGTAATAAAGAAAAACTCAATAATTTGCGCGTGTTGGAAGAATCACACCGCTTTGATAATTTTCCGCCGTTCTGGTATGAACTTGGTTCCGCCTACCAAAATGACAATAATTATAGCGCTGCACGGAAAGCATACACAAAATTCGAACAGTTACAAAACAACACCATTATCACGTATGATAAATACTATGTTGAACTTGCAAAAAACATGATCAGTCTTATTGCTGGCAGCGGTTCAATGGAAGCAAAAAACAAACAGTTACGTGAGAATAAAAACGAAGTATACAAGTATCTTGCTATTATCGAAGAACAAACTTCACGGGAAAATACGTTTGACGTTATCGACAAAAACTATTACATGGCACAGATTTATTATGTGCTCGGCGATACGACAAAAGCGGTTAAAAGTTTGGAAGAAAATATCGGACTCGGCGATTCAGGAAAAGATTATCTTGGTAGTTCAAAATTCCTTTTAAAAATTATCAAAACGGAATTAGCATCCGAGAAAAACCATATCATTTATGATGTTGCAACAAAAGCGGAATTTATTACCTTTACTGCCGATCGTTTGCATAGAGCATTTGATAATGACAAAGGCTGTTTAGCAGATACGGTCAATTGGAAAACAGACGACGGTGCGCACTTGGAACTGGCAATTATAGGCAAGCCGGAAAAGAAAGAGCTGGTAAATGATTACATCTGCTTTACAATTCCCAACATGCTTGCAGCGGAATACCGTATTTCAGAAATAGAAATAAACGGAGAAAAAAAGAATGTAACGGCGATTCTATTTTCCAATAAAGGAAATGACTATCACACATACTGGTGCAATACGAAATGGAAGGATTTGAATCCTGATAAAAATTCGATTGCACTGATCCTAACAGATAAAAATACCGGTAAAACATTTTCATTGCGCTATACGGTAACATTCTCTACGGAGGGCGTTGTAATGCGGGCAGCGATGGGTTTAGGTCAGCTCGGTTCCGATATTCAATCTCAAGACGGAAATACAGCTGTTATCTTTGGAGAAAAACTACGCGATGGTAAATTTGAATTTAAGGATGATAAAACCTTGCAAAAGGAAGCGAAAAAAGCGGCAAAGAAAAAAGGACATGCATCGGAACAAGAGTATCTTATCAACATAAAAAAAGATTATCAATATCAGTTAAGAACAATTCTACAAGAGGCAGAAAAAGAAACATATAAGCATGATGATAAATATGTTGCCTTCAGTGCAAGTGTATACCGCTTTGACGCTCCGCCGTCATATTGGAAAGTTGATTGGTCGGATTGGACATTGTATGCTTCTGTTGCTGTAAGTCATATTTTATGGCTTCCTATATATGCGGGCAAGAATTATTTAACCGGAAATAAACGGCTCAACGATAAAACAGATACGTTTATCGTATTCTCGTTGGATACAATATCGGAGACAACCGGTAATGTGGTAACCGACTATAAATGTACGAAATTCATAGAAATTAAAAAACAATAG
- a CDS encoding InlB B-repeat-containing protein, with translation MKFLRQASLLRLCAVISMMVMMMIGIAGCKPKVAPAAVYYTITLKVSGAEGGTLKAMINHKPVETGSETNIPVLSGTKISLTAHPREGYKIEGWTGVTAGNTAAELTAAKDSTVSVIFVKKDYTVIFGVKDDTGGTLTATANGNPLTSGKKVPYGTIVTFTAVPENTENYTVGSWTGISAGAGAATTEMLITRDSEVSVEFIKKPANGGSTHPSTPSQPQTPNPSEQTQECTLTFNVKNNIGGTLTATAGSKTLTSNEKVKAGTKVRFTANPKSADGYTIGAWTGIDAAAGTGAVELIITQDVAVTVAFVKNPPPPVQEYTVKFSIAEHAEGGTLTATANGKTLTNNEKVKAGTKVRFTATPKTADGYAIGAWTGTDTQAGTGAVELIITQDVTVSVAFVKRQCTITFGASEGGSISATVKIGENTEELQSGGTAPYGSSVTFTAIPEDGYVFDRWEGLTSASSEETATYTVTSDRYVKAYFKSAALPYLSVNEHGRLFYKGDASRKDEILKGRIVIPESMYGIPVTTIVGYTFSNCTELTEVVIPRTVITIEQSMCQGCTKLKKVTLQGEAANALTTIGENAFYNCYSLEEVRLPKNVKRIDSQAFDNCRSLTIYLPRTIEQIYFVAFGKRVKESNYDTCVKTIYVPLGHRSRIGSLIDHGISIGDFPSKKIKEYDDTKPIP, from the coding sequence ATGAAATTCTTAAGACAAGCATCGCTGCTTCGATTATGTGCTGTTATCAGTATGATGGTGATGATGATGATCGGTATTGCCGGTTGTAAGCCCAAAGTCGCTCCGGCGGCAGTGTATTACACGATTACCTTGAAGGTCTCCGGTGCGGAGGGCGGCACGCTAAAAGCAATGATTAATCACAAACCGGTTGAAACGGGTTCTGAAACTAACATACCGGTATTGTCGGGAACAAAGATATCGCTGACGGCACACCCCCGTGAAGGATACAAAATAGAAGGGTGGACGGGTGTAACGGCAGGGAATACCGCTGCGGAATTAACTGCGGCAAAAGACAGTACCGTAAGCGTTATATTTGTAAAAAAAGACTATACTGTTATATTCGGTGTAAAGGATGATACCGGCGGAACACTTACAGCGACAGCTAACGGGAATCCGCTGACAAGCGGTAAGAAAGTTCCATACGGAACAATAGTAACCTTTACCGCAGTTCCGGAAAACACAGAAAACTATACGGTTGGTTCTTGGACAGGCATATCGGCAGGAGCAGGTGCTGCGACTACGGAAATGCTGATAACACGCGACAGCGAAGTGAGCGTTGAATTTATCAAAAAACCGGCAAACGGCGGTTCAACGCATCCATCAACACCATCTCAACCGCAAACACCGAATCCGTCTGAACAAACTCAAGAATGTACGCTTACCTTTAATGTGAAAAACAACATCGGCGGCACGCTCACCGCAACAGCGGGCAGTAAGACTTTAACAAGTAACGAGAAAGTGAAAGCCGGTACAAAAGTACGGTTTACCGCAAACCCGAAGAGTGCAGACGGTTATACGATCGGCGCATGGACCGGTATTGATGCAGCAGCCGGAACGGGCGCTGTTGAACTGATTATCACACAAGATGTAGCCGTTACTGTTGCATTTGTGAAAAATCCGCCGCCGCCCGTTCAAGAATATACTGTCAAGTTCAGCATAGCCGAACATGCGGAGGGCGGCACGCTCACCGCAACAGCGAACGGTAAGACTTTAACCAACAACGAGAAGGTAAAGGCCGGTACAAAAGTACGTTTTACCGCTACGCCGAAAACCGCTGACGGTTACGCGATCGGCGCATGGACCGGTACTGATACTCAAGCCGGAACGGGCGCTGTTGAACTGATTATCACACAAGATGTAACCGTTTCTGTTGCATTTGTAAAACGGCAATGCACCATTACATTTGGTGCAAGCGAAGGCGGTTCGATTTCCGCAACGGTAAAAATAGGAGAAAACACGGAAGAACTCCAGTCCGGCGGCACAGCGCCTTACGGTTCTTCCGTTACCTTTACAGCCATACCGGAGGACGGCTATGTATTTGACCGCTGGGAAGGGCTTACCTCTGCCTCAAGCGAGGAAACTGCAACCTATACGGTAACCAGCGACCGGTATGTAAAGGCGTATTTTAAGAGTGCTGCTTTGCCGTATTTGTCGGTAAATGAGCATGGAAGACTTTTTTATAAAGGAGATGCATCCCGAAAAGATGAAATATTAAAAGGACGAATCGTTATTCCTGAAAGTATGTATGGGATACCGGTTACCACTATCGTAGGATATACCTTTTCCAATTGTACCGAACTAACAGAAGTCGTGATTCCTCGAACCGTAATAACAATTGAACAATCTATGTGCCAAGGATGCACAAAGCTGAAGAAAGTTACCCTGCAAGGTGAAGCCGCAAATGCATTAACAACTATCGGTGAAAATGCATTCTATAACTGTTATTCATTGGAAGAAGTTCGGTTACCCAAAAATGTTAAACGTATTGATAGTCAAGCATTTGATAACTGCCGCTCTTTAACCATATATCTTCCTAGAACGATAGAACAAATATACTTTGTCGCATTCGGTAAAAGAGTGAAAGAGTCTAATTATGATACTTGTGTAAAAACGATATATGTTCCGTTAGGACATCGTTCTCGTATAGGAAGTCTCATAGACCACGGTATTTCAATTGGTGATTTTCCATCGAAAAAAATCAAAGAATACGACGACACCAAGCCAATCCCGTAA